One window from the genome of Crassostrea angulata isolate pt1a10 chromosome 2, ASM2561291v2, whole genome shotgun sequence encodes:
- the LOC128173740 gene encoding uncharacterized protein LOC128173740 isoform X1: MPPRRSKRMRIEMTRASESRTARTREQRPNGIMDDGPSEPVQTNSEVTQPSRTTTSSSYAICMDDIPPAVPSIHNMLGMHVSNAIKQKIIEGQYIDLASLLPPRPGGDEKKLIVNNMGEIISKDANPKNVDTIEQWTDLMFIFAGIYLSGHPAKSIELLKYMHCVRMGANRGAMGWKEYDVQYRLRMAHNPASSWEEVDSELWLMYMTPTSTVNAPQTLPRATSIGKCYNFNFKGSCEKFPCTYTHSCLRCSGQHAMIHCTLAQTHMHNFRAPRFPTQHANNQPRTQQSHFRGPQNPNNLRPRF; the protein is encoded by the coding sequence ATGCCACCACGGCGGTCCAAACGGATGAGAATTGAGATGACAAGGGCGAGCGAAAGTAGAACGGCAAGGACCAGGGAGCAGCGACCCAATGGTATAATGGATGATGGCCCATCAGAACCGGTGCAAACCAATTCGGAGGTCACGCAACCATCAAGGACAACGACGTCATCTTCTTATGCCATATGCATGGACGATATTCCTCCAGCAGTCCCATCGATCCACAACATGCTAGGTATGCACGTTAGCAAcgcaattaaacaaaaaattatagaaGGGCAGTATATTGATCTGGCCTCTCTATTACCTCCTAGACCTGGTGGGGatgagaaaaaattaattgtaaataatatgGGGGAAATAATATCCAAGGATGCTAACCCCAAAAATGTTGATACCATAGAACAGTGGACTGATCTCATGTTTATATTTGCTGGGATTTATCTTAGTGGCCACCCTGCTAAATCCATAGAGCTTTTGAAATACATGCATTGTGTTAGGATGGGGGCTAATAGGGGAGCAATGGGATGGAAAGAATACGATGTTCAGTATAGGTTACGTATGGCTCATAATCCAGCATCATCATGGGAGGAAGTGGATTCTGAGCTCTGGTTAATGTACATGACCCCAACTTCAACCGTTAATGCTCCTCAAACCCTGCCCAGAGCTACATCCATAGGAAAGTGCTACAACTTCAATTTCAAAGGGTCTTGCGAAAAGTTTCCTTGCACGTACACTCACAGTTGTTTACGTTGTAGCGGCCAGCATGCTATGATACACTGCACTCTTGCTCAAACTCATATGCATAATTTTCGTGCCCCCAGATTCCCAACACAACATGCTAACAATCAACCCAGGACACAACAATCGCATTTCAGGGGACCCCAGAACCCCAACAACCTGCGCCCCCGTTTTTGA
- the LOC128170758 gene encoding uncharacterized protein LOC128170758, translating to MTQSSGRRCNTFDALRWPGENIFSSVFRISQSQILVEPQSLYMGIMQLNNKELKSAAVLQYEVARHLGCKQWVNEFRQNCRCDLSDDWIDKNLPSLDGRKLQTSKKSASVYVAESSRDIRLRTDPNINIVRENAAEDRKEETPTKSPDPVSYAPNTSKQGTHTLYKKPRSEPSTSSFRTVSYRKFIPEKTPKHLFSTEKKVTTGKTLRKVESGKRSLSVTIDVDEPSLKLKSSQQSEYCLLSNCFSLDTKVRRHCTKRHMPPMFQTVSSDSSNVFHCVQALKWLIKAALGEQATLLDAMETVNQASKIPPTIALNPLHSDYFRQACQFLEVDEPKQFTLHPINSPAVLLFWRCIMVLLDKCTEFQQKEFVRFKADKETSTKSNPLIHSTSPHINPSLVLHGSDVELPSKLAEFNMPDGSSGMEVAEHSELPVVFDSHFHLDRTCKKIWGVEGGHTVEDLLKHSESDSVPYKPAIPVKVIGGIIVYSEPNTYPDVSFTLNGPWKVAVGVHPKQHSTFSEEKMMLLEQLLHHPKVVALGECGLDRSVPPSEWTQQEDVFIKLLKLAKPCIPIVLHLRGPAGDKYGSDVIARCMMLMEVHCRNAQRIHLHCFQGKTDVVKAWLKKFPNTCFGLTASVRTFDSHQIAGLKAIPRTNIVLETDAPYFPFGTAKKLEPSFTLIYKPSSQSSLLSPDELIPYSMMHWKNCFKDPRNPQTLEGFRQEASKAELGARLAAKPEVSDTQAVTNYTMLTAIQDLTRNVQALQTSAYPAKTPLPSITPNLW from the exons ATGACGCAATCATCTGGAAGGCGCTGCAACACTTTTGATGCTCTCAGATGGCCtggagaaaatattttttctagcGTTTTTCGCATCAGTCAAAGCCAGATTCTAGTTGAGCCACAAAGTTTATATATGGGGATTATGCAGCTTAACAATAAAGAACTAAAGAGTGCTGCTGTTCTGCAATATGAAGTTGCTAGACACCTCGGGTGTAAGCAATGGGTGAATGAATTTAGGCAAAACTGTCGGTGTGACCTGTCTGATGATTGGATTGACAAAAATCTACCTTCATTAGACGGCAGAAAGCTGCAAACATCAAAAAAGTCGGCATCAGTGTATGTTGCCGAATCATCGCGTGACATACGTCTGAGGACCGATCCGAACATAAATATTGTTCGAGAAAATGCAGCAGAGGACAGGAAAGAAGAAACACCAACAAAATCCCCAGATCCAGTCTCATATGCCCCAAATACTAGTAAACAGGGAACTCACACCCTGTACAAGAAACCGAGATCTGAGCCCTCAACCAGCTCATTTAGGACCGTTAGTTATAGAAAATTTATTCCTGAAAAGACGCCAAAACATCTATTTAGCacagaaaaaaaagttacaacaGGCAAAACTCTACGAAAAGTTGAATCTGGCAAAAGGTCATTGTCAGTTACCATTGACGTAGATGAACCCTCACTGAAATTAAAGTCCTCCCAACAATCAGAATATTGTTTGCTTTCCAATTGTTTTTCACTGGATACTAAAGTGAGACGTCACTGTACCAAAAGGCACATGCCTCCAATGTTTCAAACTGTGTCGTCAGACTCGAGCAATGTTTTTCATTGTGTCCAAGCACTAAAATGGCTGATTAAAGCTGCATTGGGAGAACAAGCTACTCTTCTTGATGCAATGGAAACAGTAAACCAGGCCAGTAAAATACCTCCGACCATTGCCCTCAATCCGTTGCATTCAGATTATTTTCGCCAGGCATGTCAATTCTTAGAGGTAGACGAGCCAAAACAGTTTACTCTGCACCCAATAAACTCTCCAGCTGTATTGCTGTTTTGGCGATGCATTATGGTGCTATTGGACAAATGTACAGAATTCCAACAAAAGGAGTTTGTCCGTTTTAAAGCAGACAAGGAAACTTCAACCAAATCAAATCCTCTCATTCACTCAACTTCTCCTCATATAAATCCATCACTAGTTTTACATGGTTCTGACGTAGAATTGCCATCAAAACTGGCAGAATTTAATATGCCAGACGGTTCTAGTGGAATGGAAGTAGCTGAACACAGCGAGTTACCAGTTGTATTTGATAGCCACTTCCATTTGGAccgtacctgtaagaagatatGGGGTGTTGAAGGGGGGCACACTGTAGAGGACCTTTTGAAACATAGTGAATCGGACAGTGTACCATACAAACCAGCTATTCCTGTTAAAGTAATTGGAGGCATCATTGTCTACAGTGAGCCTAATACCTATCCAGATGTATCCTTTACTTTAAATGGTCCTTGGAAAGTTGCTGTTGGAGTACATCCAAAACAGCATAGCACATTCTCTGAAGAAAAAATGATGCTTCTTGAGCAATTACTGCACCATCCAAAAGTTGTTGCACTAGGAGAATGTGGCTTAGATAGGAGTGTCCCACCATCTGAGTGGACGCAGCAGGAGGATGTCTTTATAAAACTTCTGAAACTTGCCAAGCCTTGCATTCCAATTGTGTTACATCTCAGGGGGCCAGCTGGGGATAAATATGGATCTGATGTAATTGCAAGATGTATGATGCTGATGGAAGTGCACTGTAGAAATGCGCAGCGGATACATCTTCATTGCTTCCAAGGAAAGACAGATGTTGTAAAGGCATGGCTAAAGAAGTTTCCAAATACTTGTTTTGGACTAACTGCATCAGTTCGCACATTTGATAGTCATCAGATTGCAGGTTTAAAGGCCATTCCGAGAACAAATATTGTGTTGGAAACAGATGCTCCTTACTTTCCCTTTGGTACAGCAAAA AAGCTTGAGCCGTCCTTTACCTTGATCTATAAGCCATCTTCACAAAGTTCTCTACTTAGCCCAGATGAACTCATCCCTTATAGTATGATGCATTGGAAGAATTGCTTCAAAGACCCAAGG AACCCACAGACACTGGAAGGGTTCCGACAAGAAGCCAGTAAGGCGGAGCTAGGTGCCAGACTCGCCGCCAAACCTGAAGTCAGCGACACCCAGGCTGTCACAAACTACAC